A segment of the Marmota flaviventris isolate mMarFla1 chromosome 2, mMarFla1.hap1, whole genome shotgun sequence genome:
GCACAAACCACCCAAACTGCCCGAGAACTTCGCCTTTGATGTGGTGCATGAGTGTGCTTGGGGCTCGCGTGGCAGCTTCATCCCTGCGCGCTACAACAGTTCGCGTGCCAAGTGCATCAAGTGCGGCTACTGCAGCATGTACTTCTCGCCTAACAAGTTCATCTTCCACTCGCACCGCACACCCGATGCCAAGTATACTCAGCCCGACGCCGCCAACTTCAACTCCTGGCGTCGTCACCTCAAACTCAGTGACAAGTCGGCCACAGACGAACTGAGCCACGCTTGGGAGGACGTCAAGGCTATGTTTAATGGTGGCACGCGCAAGCGGACCTTCTCGCTGCAAGGAGGTGGCGGAGGAGGCGCTAATGGCGGGTCCGGTGGTCAAGGGAAGGGTGGAACTGGTGGCGGTGGTGGCGGGGGTCCAGGGTGCGCCGAAATGGCCCCAGGCCCACCGCCCCACAAAAGCCTGCGCTGTGGTGAAGATGAGGCGGCCGGGCCTCCGGGtccacctcctccccacccacaGCGCGGACTTGGCCTGGCGGGAGGAGCTAGCGGCCCGACAGGCCCTGGAGGGCCTGGTGGCAGCGCAGGCGTACGTAGCTACCCCGTGATCCCGGTGCCCAGCAAAGGCTTTGGCCTCTTGCAAAAGCTGCCCCCGCCACTTTTCCCTCATCCTTATAGTTTTCCCACGGCCTTCGGCCTATGCCCCAAAAAGGACGACCCAGTATTGGGTGCAGGTGAACCCAAGGGCGGCCCTGGCACTGGGAGCGGCGGCGGCGCGGGCACTGGTGCCGGTGCAGGTGGCCCGGGAACCGGCCACTTGCCCCCAGGAGCAGGGGCCGGCCCGGGCGGCGGTACCATGTTCTGGGGGCATCAACCTTCTGGGGCAGCGAAGGATGCAGCAGCGGTAGCTGCAGCGGCGGCCGCCGCCACTGTGTACCCGACGTTCCCCATGTTCTGGCCAGCTGCAGGCAGTCTCCCGGTGCCGCCCTACCCCGCCGCGCAGAGCCAAGCAAAGGCCGTAGCGGCTGCTgtagcagcggcggcggcggcagcggcggcggctgCTGGCGGCGGCGGCCCAGAGCCCCTGGACGGTGCTGAGTCAGCCAAGGACAGCGGCCTCGGAGCTGAGGAGCGCTGCCCGAGTGCATTGTCCCGCGGGCCCCTGGACGAGGACGGCGCTGACGAGGCACTACCACCACCCCTGCCCCCCCTGGCCCCTCCACCGCCGCCGCCAGCACGCAAGGGCTCTTACGTGTCTGCCTTCCGACCTGTGGTCAAGGACACCGAGAGTATTGCCAAGCTGTATGGTAGCGCCCGAGAGGTGTACAGCGCGGGGCCTGCTCGTGGGCCAGGGCCAGGCGCGGGGACAGGCGGCGGCTACGTGAGCCCAGATTTTCTGAGCGAGGGCAGCTCCAGCTACCATTCCGCCTCGCCCGACGTGGACACCGCGGATGAGCCGGAGGTGGACGTGGAATCCAACCGTTTTCCCGACGATGAGGGTGCCCAGGACGAGACCGAACCTAGTGCGCTCAGCGCGGGAGGTGGCCCAGACGGGGACCAGCCCACTGGGCCCCTCTCTGCTGCTTCCTCAGGCGCAGATGGCACCACAGACTCTCCCGATGGCGGTAGCCCTCGGCCCCGGCGCCGCCTCGGGCCTCCCCCAGCTGGCGGGTCTGCATTTGGTGACCTGGCAGCGGATGATGTGGTGCGGAGACCCGAGAGAAGCCCGCCAAGCGGCGGCTATGAGCTTCGAGAGTCTTGCGGGCCCCTGGGAGGCCCCACGACGGCCAAGGTGAGCTCAGAGACCGCTCAGCCGGTAGCACCTACCCCTTTACCCCACCACTCTCATGTAAAGCACCCCAAGTGGGCGGCGGGAGGCCCGAATTTTGTTCTGCGCAGCAGCCCCGGCTGCTCCCAGCAGGCCCAGCCTTGGGTTCGCTGTGGAATTGGGGTCCTGGGGCCCCGAGTGAGGTTTCGGAAGATCGGGGGCAAGCCTGGGGAGTGCGTGTGCTTTGTGTTTGTTGTTAGGCGTGAGGATGGGAACCGGCAGAGATTGCCAGACaccagagagaaataaaagggTTCTAGAGGAAGAACGAGGAAAGAGAGGGACTTAAACCAAGAGAGAAACGCTCTCATACTCCAAGGAGAGCTAGTGGGTAGCGAGAGGAGAGGGTGTCCTCTCCCCATTTAGGATCCTAGCAGTACTGAGTCCTAGGAATCTTCCTTCACCCCAACCAGCAGCTTTCCGAGTCTCTTCACACTCCCTCATTAGGAACCGTTCACAGGGTTTGATGCTGGGAAACTGTCTCTGGACCGTGCGCGGGGCACAAGGGGGTTCTAAtgttggcagggctggggctggaggaacAGGTTGTGGCTAGGCCGGAATCATTGACCTTCCTGAAAGTGGGTGCGCACACCTATACATTTCCATTCGGTTCATTAAAACACGAATCATTAACCGGATGCGAAAGCATCATTTTTGCCTAGGATAGGAcccaggcctgggcaggaggGGAAATGGGGGAAATGAGGCGAGCGCAGAGAACCGGGGCGGCTTTGAATGGCCTTTGGCTTGGGAACCGCTTCATGTTTCGAGTATTTTTTTTCGCGAGGGCCAATAATTACCTGAATCTACAACAGTGACAGACTCCAAGGGCGCAGGGGCACAAGGGTGCGCCACGTGCGTCCCCGCTACCCCTGCCCTTAGGTCCCGCGGGCAAGCCACCCTCCCCTACCTCCTAGGAGTTTCCTGTTGGCTGCGGGGCGGGACTGGGCGGTTTCCGGCAGCCACCAGGAGCCCCCCTAATCGCTTGTCATTTCTCGGCCGCAGCAGGTGTACGCGCCTGAGAGGGATGACCACGTGAAGAGCGCCGCGGCGGCGCTGGGGCCCACTGCTTCCTACCTCTGCACCCCCGAGGCCCACGGTAACGCCTTCCAAGGCCTCTGGCCACTGTGATAGGG
Coding sequences within it:
- the Skor1 gene encoding LOW QUALITY PROTEIN: SKI family transcriptional corepressor 1 (The sequence of the model RefSeq protein was modified relative to this genomic sequence to represent the inferred CDS: deleted 1 base in 1 codon) yields the protein MALLCGLGQVTLHLWVPLPSQTKKGIGFLAAGAFLRSGGMEALTTQLGPGREGSSSPNSKQELQPYSGSSALKPNQVGETSLYGVPIVSLVIDGQERLCLAQISNTLLKNYSYNEIHNRRVALGITCVQCTPVQLEILRRAGAMPISSRRCGMITKREAERLCKSFLGEHKPPKLPENFAFDVVHECAWGSRGSFIPARYNSSRAKCIKCGYCSMYFSPNKFIFHSHRTPDAKYTQPDAANFNSWRRHLKLSDKSATDELSHAWEDVKAMFNGGTRKRTFSLQGGGGGGANGGSGGQGKGGTGGGGGGGPGCAEMAPGPPPHKSLRCGEDEAAGPPGPPPPHPQRGLGLAGGASGPTGPGGPGGSAGVRSYPVIPVPSKGFGLLQKLPPPLFPHPYSFPTAFGLCPKKDDPVLGAGEPKGGPGTGSGGGAGTGAGAGGPGTGHLPPGAGAGPGGGTMFWGHQPSGAAKDAAAVAAAAAAATVYPTFPMFWPAAGSLPVPPYPAAQSQAKAVAAAVAAAAAAAAAAAGGGGPEPLDGAESAKDSGLGAEERCPSALSRGPLDEDGADEALPPPLPPLAPPPPPPARKGSYVSAFRPVVKDTESIAKLYGSAREVYSAGPARGPGPGAGTGGGYVSPDFLSEGSSSYHSASPDVDTADEPEVDVESNRFPDDEGAQDETEPSALSAGGGPDGDQPTGPLSAASSGADGTTDSPDGGSPRPRRRLGPPPAGGSAFGDLAADDVVRRPERSPPSGGYELRESCGPLGGPTTAKVYAPERDDHVKSAAAALGPTASYLCTPEAHEPDKEDNHSTADDLETRKSYSDQRSISQPSPTNTDRGEEGLTLDVTGTQLVEKDIENLAREELQKLLLEQMDLRKKLEREFQSLKDNFQDQMKRELAYREEMVQQLQIVRDTLCNELDQERKARYAIQQKLKEAHDALHHFSCKMLTPRHCTGNCSFKPPLLP